One Defluviimonas sp. SAOS-178_SWC DNA window includes the following coding sequences:
- the leuB gene encoding 3-isopropylmalate dehydrogenase: MANPSILILPGDGIGPEVMAEVRKIIAWFGDKRGLEFNVSEDLVGGSAYDAHGVPLTDETMAKAQAVDAVLLGAVGGPKYDNLDFSVKPERGLLRLRKEMDLFSNLRPAQCFDALADFSSLKKDIVAGLDIMIVRELTSGVYFGEPRGIFPDNEGGRVGINTQRYTTDEIRRVARSAFELARRRNNKVCSMEKANVMESGILWREEVQWVHDNEYPDVELSHMYADAGAMQLVRWPKQFDVIVTDNLFGDLLSDCAAMLTGSLGMLPSASLGAPMANGRPKALYEPVHGSAPDIAGQGKANPIACILSFAMALRYSFDQGDEATRLEQAVEKVLADGARTADLMGPEGGKLISTSEMGDVIVKALDASL, translated from the coding sequence GTGGCAAATCCGTCCATTCTCATCCTGCCCGGTGACGGGATCGGCCCCGAAGTCATGGCCGAGGTCCGTAAGATCATCGCCTGGTTCGGCGACAAGCGTGGCCTCGAGTTCAATGTCAGCGAGGATCTCGTCGGCGGTTCCGCCTATGACGCGCATGGCGTGCCGCTGACCGACGAGACGATGGCCAAGGCGCAGGCGGTAGACGCGGTCCTGCTCGGCGCCGTCGGCGGGCCGAAATACGACAATCTCGACTTCAGCGTGAAGCCGGAGCGGGGGCTTCTGCGGCTGCGGAAGGAGATGGACCTTTTCTCCAACCTCCGCCCGGCGCAATGCTTTGACGCGCTCGCCGATTTCTCGTCGCTGAAAAAGGACATCGTCGCGGGCCTCGACATCATGATCGTGCGCGAACTGACCTCGGGCGTCTATTTTGGCGAACCGCGCGGCATCTTCCCGGATAACGAGGGCGGCCGCGTCGGCATCAACACCCAGCGCTACACGACCGACGAGATCCGCCGCGTCGCGCGCTCCGCCTTCGAACTGGCGCGCCGCCGGAACAACAAGGTCTGCTCGATGGAGAAGGCCAACGTGATGGAATCGGGCATCCTCTGGCGCGAGGAAGTGCAGTGGGTACACGACAACGAATATCCGGATGTCGAGCTGTCCCACATGTATGCCGACGCGGGCGCGATGCAGCTTGTCCGCTGGCCTAAGCAGTTCGACGTGATCGTCACCGACAACCTCTTCGGCGATCTTCTCTCCGACTGCGCCGCGATGCTGACCGGGTCGCTCGGAATGCTGCCTTCGGCCTCGCTCGGCGCGCCGATGGCGAATGGCCGGCCGAAGGCGCTCTATGAGCCGGTCCACGGCTCTGCGCCCGACATCGCCGGGCAGGGCAAGGCCAACCCGATCGCCTGCATCCTCTCCTTCGCGATGGCGCTGCGGTATTCGTTCGATCAGGGTGACGAGGCGACGCGGCTGGAACAAGCGGTGGAGAAGGTGCTCGCCGACGGCGCCCGCACGGCCGATCTGATGGGCCCGGAAGGCGGCAAGCTGATCTCCACGTCCGAGATGGGCGACGTCATCGTCAAGGCACTTGACGCGAGCCTCTGA
- a CDS encoding DMT family transporter, giving the protein MTGAHNLRGAILALVAMGVFATHDVVVKALGVHYSAVQIVFFAALLSFPIVSVILLNDASEASLRPRHPWWVLLRTVCTVITGVSAFYAFSTLPLAQVYVILFSSPLLITILAIPILGERVRARRWAAVIVGLIGVLIVMRPGQSALSVGHLAAFVAAVCGATASVIVRRIGSDERSVVLLLFPMVGNFLAMGLALPFVYRAMPVEHLGMMGVIAVLGLIGSFLVILAYRAGEAVIVAPMQYSQILWATAYGYFLFNERPDMATGIGAGVIIASGLYIVFRESRIGASGHQPVIETRGRTETVTTPRSSVLQRVLRGRTDPTS; this is encoded by the coding sequence ATGACGGGCGCTCACAATCTTCGCGGTGCTATCCTCGCGCTGGTGGCGATGGGGGTCTTCGCGACCCATGACGTGGTGGTGAAGGCCCTGGGCGTGCATTACTCTGCGGTCCAGATCGTCTTCTTCGCCGCCCTTCTGAGCTTTCCGATCGTCTCCGTGATCCTTCTGAACGATGCGAGCGAGGCGAGCCTGCGCCCACGCCATCCCTGGTGGGTGCTTTTGCGCACGGTCTGCACCGTGATCACCGGCGTCTCGGCCTTCTACGCGTTCTCCACCCTGCCGCTGGCGCAAGTCTACGTGATCCTCTTTTCCTCGCCGCTCCTTATCACCATCCTTGCGATTCCCATCTTGGGCGAGCGGGTCAGGGCGCGGCGCTGGGCGGCGGTGATCGTCGGGTTGATCGGCGTGCTGATCGTCATGCGGCCGGGACAGTCGGCGCTGTCGGTCGGACATCTGGCGGCGTTCGTCGCGGCGGTCTGCGGGGCGACCGCTTCGGTCATCGTGCGCCGGATCGGGTCCGATGAACGCTCGGTCGTCCTGCTGCTTTTCCCAATGGTCGGGAATTTCCTCGCCATGGGGCTTGCACTGCCGTTCGTTTACCGGGCGATGCCGGTCGAGCATCTAGGGATGATGGGGGTGATTGCGGTTCTCGGCCTTATCGGGTCGTTTCTCGTCATCCTCGCCTATCGGGCGGGCGAGGCGGTGATCGTCGCGCCGATGCAGTATTCGCAGATCCTCTGGGCGACGGCCTATGGCTACTTTCTCTTCAATGAACGGCCCGACATGGCGACCGGGATCGGCGCGGGCGTGATCATCGCCTCCGGCCTCTACATCGTCTTCCGTGAAAGCAGGATCGGTGCCTCCGGGCACCAGCCCGTGATCGAGACGCGCGGCCGGACCGAAACCGTGACCACGCCCCGGTCGAGCGTCTTGCAACGGGTGCTCCGTGGACGGACCGACCCGACTTCGTAA
- a CDS encoding FAD binding domain-containing protein → MYNFEFVKPASLAEAGKAMGQEDAQALGGGQTLIPTLKQRLASPAVLVSLSGIAELKGVCTGDDGAFCIGGATTHATVAKEAASKFPALAALAGGIGDPAVRNRGTIGGSLANNDPSACYPSAVLATGATIVTNTRKIAADDFFEGLFTTALEPGEIITEVRFPIPERAAYAKFQQPASRFALTGAFVAKYGAGVRIAITGASEDGVFRWTDAEAALSANFSPAVIDGLSIAADGMIGDLHGTPAYRANLVKVMTKRAVAAA, encoded by the coding sequence ATGTACAATTTCGAATTCGTGAAACCGGCCTCCCTCGCCGAAGCCGGGAAGGCGATGGGGCAGGAAGACGCGCAGGCGCTCGGTGGCGGGCAGACTTTGATCCCGACGCTGAAGCAGCGGTTGGCCTCACCGGCCGTTCTTGTCAGCCTCTCGGGCATTGCCGAGTTGAAGGGCGTTTGCACCGGCGATGACGGCGCGTTCTGCATCGGTGGCGCGACCACCCATGCGACCGTTGCCAAGGAGGCGGCGAGCAAGTTCCCCGCTCTCGCTGCCCTTGCCGGCGGGATCGGCGACCCGGCAGTGCGGAATCGGGGAACGATCGGCGGTTCGCTCGCCAACAACGACCCCTCGGCCTGCTACCCGTCAGCCGTTCTCGCGACCGGGGCCACCATCGTCACCAACACCCGGAAGATCGCGGCGGATGACTTCTTCGAGGGTCTTTTCACCACGGCGCTTGAGCCTGGCGAGATCATCACAGAGGTCCGCTTTCCGATTCCGGAACGCGCCGCCTACGCGAAGTTCCAGCAGCCGGCCTCGCGGTTCGCGCTGACGGGTGCCTTCGTGGCGAAATACGGCGCGGGCGTACGGATCGCGATCACCGGCGCGTCGGAGGACGGCGTGTTCCGCTGGACAGACGCCGAAGCGGCATTGTCCGCGAACTTCTCGCCCGCAGTGATCGACGGTCTGTCCATCGCCGCCGACGGCATGATCGGCGATCTGCACGGGACGCCGGCCTACCGGGCGAACCTCGTGAAGGTGATGACCAAACGCGCGGTCGCTGCCGCCTGA